In Phacochoerus africanus isolate WHEZ1 chromosome 14, ROS_Pafr_v1, whole genome shotgun sequence, one genomic interval encodes:
- the PAFAH1B1 gene encoding platelet-activating factor acetylhydrolase IB subunit beta codes for MVLSQRQRDELNRAIADYLRSNGYEEAYSVFKKEAELDMNEELDKKYAGLLEKKWTSVIRLQKKVMELESKLNEAKEEFTSGGPLGQKRDPKEWIPRPPEKYALSGHRSPVTRVIFHPVFSVMVSASEDATIKVWDYETGDFERTLKGHTDSVQDISFDHSGKLLASCSADMTIKLWDFQGFECIRTMHGHDHNVSSVAIMPNGDHIVSASRDKTIKMWEVQTGYCVKTFTGHREWVRMVRPNQDGTLIASCSNDQTVRVWVVATKECKAELREHEHVVECISWAPESSYSSISEATGSETKKSGKPGPFLLSGSRDKTIKMWDVSTGMCLMTLVGHDNWVRGVLFHSGGKFILSCADDKTLRVWDYKNKRCMKTLNAHEHFVTSLDFHKTAPYVVTGSVDQTVKVWECR; via the exons aaatcGAGCTATAGCAGATTATCTTCGTTCAAATGGCTATGAAGAAgcatattcagtttttaaaaaggaagctgaATTAGATATG aatgAAGAATTAGATAAGAAATATGCTggtcttttggaaaaaaaatggacatctGTTATTAGATTACAAAAGAAG GTTATGGAATTAGAATCAAAACTAAATGAAGCGAAAGAAGAATTTACGTCGGGTGGACCTCTTGGTCAAAAACGAGACCCAAAAGAATGGATTCCCCGTCCACCAGAAAAATATGCGTTGAGTGGTCATAGGAGTCCAGTTACTCGAGTCATTTTCCATCCTGTGTTCAGTGTTATGGTCTCTGCTTCAGAGGATGCTACAATTaag GTGTGGGATTATGAGACTGGAGATTTTGAAAGAACTCTTAAGGGGCATACAGACTCTGTACAGGATATATCATTTGACCACAGTGGCAAGCTTCTGGCTTCATGTTCTGCAGATATGACCATTAAACTATGGGATTTTCAGGGCTTTGAATGCATCAGAACCATGCATG gcCATGACCACAATGTTTCTTCAGTAGCCATCATGCCCAATGGAGATCATATAGTGTCTGCCTCAAgggataaaactataaaaatgtggGAAGTGCAAACTGG CTACTGTGTGAAGACATTCACAGGACACAGAGAGTGGGTACGTATGGTGCGGCCAAATCAGGATGGCACGCTGATAGCCAGCTGTTCCAATGACCAGACTGTGCGCGTATGGGTCGTAGCAACAAAGGAATGCAAGGCTGAGCTTCGAGAACATGAGCATGTGGTAGAATGCATTTCCTGGGCTCCAGAAAGCTCATATTCTTCCATCTCTGAAGCAACAGGATCTGAG acTAAAAAAAGCGGCAAGCCTGGGCCATTCTTACTGTCTGGATCCAGAGATAAGACTATTAAGATGTGGGACGTCAGTACTGGCATGTGCCTTATGACCCTT gtgggTCATGATAACTGGGTACGTGGAGTTCTGTTCCATTCTGGGGGGAAGTTTATTTTGAGTTGCGCTGATGACAAGACCCTGCGTGTGTGGGATTACAAGAACAAGCGATGCATGAAGACCCTCAATGCGCATGAACACTTTGTTACCTCCTTGG atttccaTAAGACGGCACCATATGTGGTTACTGGCAGTGTAGATCAAACAGTAAAGGTGTGGGAGTGCCGTTGA